A window from Dromaius novaehollandiae isolate bDroNov1 chromosome 1, bDroNov1.hap1, whole genome shotgun sequence encodes these proteins:
- the BHLHE41 gene encoding class E basic helix-loop-helix protein 41 isoform X2, with protein sequence MDEAIPRLPERQLLEHRDFLGLDYPSLYMCKPKRGVKRDESKETYKLPHRLIEKKRRDRINECIAQLKDLLPEHLKLTTLGHLEKAVVLELTLKHLKALTALTEQQHQKIIALQSDVRQGSAAVPLALRELDAPRAALRPAPRPPARRLLAVPARRPAARRAAGPPAQGTLLLRRRLLLLLPARPRLRAGPQARGPGALRARHPADSRRRAQRRDRHGHGQRLRRRARGAARARRRRRRGRGGAARPGHQAGAVGGRGAAGAQAPEAGPRRQPAARPAGAGGAGRGGGGGGGGAGQARRRAAGLAHGPGGGRRRGALRTAGGGRPLLPALLLHLPVGRRRLHAALPGQGQPGEVPLPRRPHPAALPGHPGPGRRLLPVPLLRARPRREGGRRRAAAAAPPPAPLRRRRAGRRRRRRRRRAWRGGRGRRRRGAGRRGALSRRRRGGLRGRGSPAEQRRG encoded by the exons ATGGACGAGGCAATCCCGCGGCTGCCAGAGCGGCAGCTGCTGGAGCACAGGGATTTCCTAGG GCTGGACTACCCTTCCCTGTACATGTGCAAGCCCAAAAGAGGCGTAAAGAGGGACGAAAGCAAG GAAACATACAAGCTGCCACACAGATTGATAGAGAAGAAGAGGCGAGACAGGATTAACGAGTGCATTGCCCAGCTGAAAGACCTGCTGCCCGAGCATCTCAAACTGACG ACGCTGGGGCACCTGGAGAAGGCGGTGGTGCTGGAGCTGACTCTGAAGCACCTGAAAGCGCTGACAGCCTTAACGGAGCAGCAGCACCAGAAAATCATCGCTTTGCAAAGCG ACGTGCGCCAAGGAAGTGCTGCAGTACCTCTCGCGCTTCGAGAGCTGGACGCCCCGCGAGCAGCGCTGCGCCCAGCTCCTCGGCCACCTGCACGCCGTCTCCTCGCAGTTCCTGCCCGGCGGCCCGCTgctcgccgcgccgccgggccccctgCCCAAGGcaccctcctcctccgccgccgcctcctcctcctcctccccgcccgcccccgcctgcGCGCCGGGCCGCAAGCCCGAGGGCCCGGCGCACTGCGTGCCCGTCATCCAGCGGACTCACGCCGCCGAGCCCAGCGCCGAGACCGACACGGACACGGACAGCGGCTACGGCGGCGAGCCCGAGGCGCGGCCCgagcgcggcgccggcgccggcgcggccgcggcggcgctgcccgccctggccATCAAGCAGGAGCCGTCGGGGGACGAGGCGCCGCCGGCGCCCAAGCGCCTGAAGCCGGACCGCGGCGGCAGCCCGCTGCCCGGcccgccggggctggcggcgcggggcgcggaggcggcggcggcggcggcggcgctggccaGGCCCGACGCCGCGCTGCTGGGCTCGCTCATGGCcctgggggcgggcggcggcggggcgcccttCGGAcagccggcggcggccgcccccttCTGCCTGCCCTTCTACTTCATCTCCCCGTCGGCCGCCGCCGCCTACATGCAGCCCTTCCTGGACAAGGGCAGCCTGGAGAAGTACCTCTACCCCGCCGCCCCCATCCCGCTGCTCTACCCGGGCatcccggccccggccgccgcctccttcCCGTGCCTCTCCTCCGTGCTCGGCCCCGCCGAGAAGGCGGCCGCCGccgtgctgccgccgccgccccacctcCCGCACCCCttcgccgccgccgggctggccgccgccgccgccgccgccgccgccgagcctgGCGAGGAggccgaggccgccgccgccgaggagcCGGGCGCCGAGGGGCCctgagccgccgccgccgcggggggctgcggggccggggcagccccgcggagcagcGGCGAGGATGA
- the BHLHE41 gene encoding class E basic helix-loop-helix protein 41 isoform X1: protein MDEAIPRLPERQLLEHRDFLGLDYPSLYMCKPKRGVKRDESKETYKLPHRLIEKKRRDRINECIAQLKDLLPEHLKLTTLGHLEKAVVLELTLKHLKALTALTEQQHQKIIALQSGERAMKSPVQADLDAFHSGFQTCAKEVLQYLSRFESWTPREQRCAQLLGHLHAVSSQFLPGGPLLAAPPGPLPKAPSSSAAASSSSSPPAPACAPGRKPEGPAHCVPVIQRTHAAEPSAETDTDTDSGYGGEPEARPERGAGAGAAAAALPALAIKQEPSGDEAPPAPKRLKPDRGGSPLPGPPGLAARGAEAAAAAAALARPDAALLGSLMALGAGGGGAPFGQPAAAAPFCLPFYFISPSAAAAYMQPFLDKGSLEKYLYPAAPIPLLYPGIPAPAAASFPCLSSVLGPAEKAAAAVLPPPPHLPHPFAAAGLAAAAAAAAAEPGEEAEAAAAEEPGAEGP from the exons ATGGACGAGGCAATCCCGCGGCTGCCAGAGCGGCAGCTGCTGGAGCACAGGGATTTCCTAGG GCTGGACTACCCTTCCCTGTACATGTGCAAGCCCAAAAGAGGCGTAAAGAGGGACGAAAGCAAG GAAACATACAAGCTGCCACACAGATTGATAGAGAAGAAGAGGCGAGACAGGATTAACGAGTGCATTGCCCAGCTGAAAGACCTGCTGCCCGAGCATCTCAAACTGACG ACGCTGGGGCACCTGGAGAAGGCGGTGGTGCTGGAGCTGACTCTGAAGCACCTGAAAGCGCTGACAGCCTTAACGGAGCAGCAGCACCAGAAAATCATCGCTTTGCAAAGCG GCGAGCGGGCCATGAAGTCCCCGGTGCAGGCCGACCTGGACGCTTTCCACTCGGGCTTCCAGACGTGCGCCAAGGAAGTGCTGCAGTACCTCTCGCGCTTCGAGAGCTGGACGCCCCGCGAGCAGCGCTGCGCCCAGCTCCTCGGCCACCTGCACGCCGTCTCCTCGCAGTTCCTGCCCGGCGGCCCGCTgctcgccgcgccgccgggccccctgCCCAAGGcaccctcctcctccgccgccgcctcctcctcctcctccccgcccgcccccgcctgcGCGCCGGGCCGCAAGCCCGAGGGCCCGGCGCACTGCGTGCCCGTCATCCAGCGGACTCACGCCGCCGAGCCCAGCGCCGAGACCGACACGGACACGGACAGCGGCTACGGCGGCGAGCCCGAGGCGCGGCCCgagcgcggcgccggcgccggcgcggccgcggcggcgctgcccgccctggccATCAAGCAGGAGCCGTCGGGGGACGAGGCGCCGCCGGCGCCCAAGCGCCTGAAGCCGGACCGCGGCGGCAGCCCGCTGCCCGGcccgccggggctggcggcgcggggcgcggaggcggcggcggcggcggcggcgctggccaGGCCCGACGCCGCGCTGCTGGGCTCGCTCATGGCcctgggggcgggcggcggcggggcgcccttCGGAcagccggcggcggccgcccccttCTGCCTGCCCTTCTACTTCATCTCCCCGTCGGCCGCCGCCGCCTACATGCAGCCCTTCCTGGACAAGGGCAGCCTGGAGAAGTACCTCTACCCCGCCGCCCCCATCCCGCTGCTCTACCCGGGCatcccggccccggccgccgcctccttcCCGTGCCTCTCCTCCGTGCTCGGCCCCGCCGAGAAGGCGGCCGCCGccgtgctgccgccgccgccccacctcCCGCACCCCttcgccgccgccgggctggccgccgccgccgccgccgccgccgccgagcctgGCGAGGAggccgaggccgccgccgccgaggagcCGGGCGCCGAGGGGCCctga